A region of Clarias gariepinus isolate MV-2021 ecotype Netherlands unplaced genomic scaffold, CGAR_prim_01v2 scaffold_36, whole genome shotgun sequence DNA encodes the following proteins:
- the LOC128517137 gene encoding histone H2A-like, protein MSGRGKTGGKARTKAKTRSSRAGLQFPVGRVHRLLRKRNYAERVGAGAPVYLAAVLEYLTAEILELAGNAARDNKKTRIIPRHLQLAVRNDEELNKLLGGVTIAQGSVLPNIQAVLLPKKAEKPAKTK, encoded by the coding sequence ATGTCTGGAAGAGGCAAAACCGGTGGAAAGGCTCGTACTAAGGCCAAGACACGCTCATCCAGAGCCGGTCTGCAGTTCCCCGTGGGCCGAGTCCACAGGCTTCTCCGTAAAAGGAACTACGCTGAGCGCGTTGGTGCCGGCGCTCCGGTCTACTTAGCCGCTGTGCTGGAGTATCTGACTGCTGAGATCCTGGAGTTGGCTGGTAACGCCGCCCGCGACAACAAGAAGACCCGTATCATCCCCCGGCACCTGCAGCTCGCCGTGCGTAACGATGAGGAGTTGAACAAACTGCTCGGCGGAGTGACCATCGCTCAGGGTAGTGTGCTGCCCAACATCCAGGCTGTGCTTCTGCCCAAGAAGGCCGAGAAGCCAGCCAAGACAAAGTAG
- the LOC128517150 gene encoding histone H1-like, which produces MAEVAPAPAAAPAKAPKKKAASRPKKAGPSVGELIVKAVSASKERNGVSLAALKKALTAGGYDVEKNKSRVKLAVNNLVKKAVLVQTKGTGASGSFKLNKKQTEAKKTAPKAKKPAAKKPAAAKKPKKVAAKKPAAAKKSPKKAKKPAAAAKKATKSPKKAKKPATPKKAAKSPKKAVKPKTAKPKASKTAKPKAPKAKKAAPKEK; this is translated from the coding sequence atggcAGAAGTGGCTCCCGCGCCCGCCGCCGCGCCGGCCAAAGCGCCCAAGAAGAAAGCAGCTTCGCGACCAAAGAAAGCCGGGCCCAGCGTCGGCGAGCTGATCGTCAAAGCGGTTTCCGCGTCCAAGGAGAGGAATGGCGTGTCTCTTGCTGCCCTGAAGAAAGCTCTGACTGCCGGTGGATACGATGTGGAGAAGAACAAGTCCCGCGTCAAGCTCGCCGTCAACAATCTGGTGAAAAAAGCGGTCTTGGTTCAGACCAAAGGCACCGGCGCGTCTGGCTCTTTTAAGCTGAACAAGAAGCAGACCGAAGCCAAGAAAACCGCACCCAAAGCGAAGAAGCCGGCCGCCAAAAAGCCCGCGGCGGCGAAGAAGCCCAAGAAGGTAGCGGCCAAGAAACCCGCCGCCGCCAAGAAGTCTCCTAAGAAGGCAAAGAAACCTGCCGCTGCCGCCAAGAAAGCCACCAAGAGCCCCAAGAAGGCGAAAAAGCCGGCGACCCCTAAAAAGGCAGCGAAGAGCCCCAAGAAGGCGGTTAAGCCCAAGACTGCCAAGCCTAAAGCATCCAAGACTGCCAAGCCTAAAGCACCCAAGGCAAAAAAGGCAGCTCCTAAAGAGAagtaa
- the LOC128517149 gene encoding histone H3-like, with translation MARTKQTARKFTGGKAPRKQLATKAARKSAPATGGMKKPHHYRPGTVALREIRRYQKSTELLIRKLPFQRLVREIAQDFKTDLRFQSSAVMALQEASEAYLVGLFEDTNLCAIHAKRVTIMPKDIQLARRIRGERA, from the coding sequence ATGGCAAGAACCAAGCAGACCGCGCGTAAATTCACCGGCGGTAAAGCGCCTAGGAAGCAGCTCGCCACTAAAGCTGCCCGTAAGAGTGCGCCGGCTACCGGCGGAATGAAGAAGCCTCACCATTACAGGCCCGGCACCGTGGCTCTGAGGGAGATTCGCCGTTATCAGAAGTCTACCGAGCTGCTTATCCGTAAGCTGCCGTTCCAGCGCCTGGTGAGAGAAATCGCCCAGGACTTCAAAACCGACCTGCGCTTTCAGAGCTCGGCTGTCATGGCCCTGCAGGAGGCGAGCGAGGCCTATCTGGTCGGTCTGTTCGAAGACACCAACCTGTGCGCTATTCACGCCAAGAGAGTGACCATCATGCCCAAGGACATTCAGCTGGCCCGCCGTATTCGCGGAGAGCGCGCTTAA